In Lagopus muta isolate bLagMut1 chromosome 20, bLagMut1 primary, whole genome shotgun sequence, the following proteins share a genomic window:
- the MLXIPL gene encoding carbohydrate-responsive element-binding protein isoform X1, translating to MARAQLGLPSPFAQPPVGPCPDSDFDSDSEDAIAGGAGPGAGPQNPSQVIHSGHFMVSSPHRDALPHRRQRRAEPSAADPRSIDPTLTRLFECMSLEYSGKLVSPKWKNFKGQRLLCRDKIRLNNAIWRAWYIQYVEQRKNPVCGFITPLEGSEADEHRKPEAVVLEGNYWKRRIEVVMREYHKWRTYYKKRLRKSSREGELSSPKQDEDAWRPTEKWCNQLFCNVVPMLLGDQEEEPGGRQHFDLDTFLSDISDTLFTMTQMPSAHQELPEDAYIGNADMIQPDLAPLQPSLDDTMEISDIFISHRPLPAQMPLGYQEPPCFEPLYGSGGTVPANPDAPLPPSPLLQVSGTLARDPWPPVPEPPLLTQPCPPQPGDATQLSLHGAFFGPEQPPLAPEPLTAVPGCLSPQLKPKPLLQYGFPSKCLGTEPLGLPYTAPSQAPGAPLLGSQPPFSPASAPHSKFPFTTSPSPSLLAHPASPLSAPCFAQHTPGLGYAMDVVPLGYPSPAAPQHLPPAAPPGPRFATPKGPTPGERPKMKAGSTKAKRPGPPVTTQLTVSNACLTQLLATAKQEPAFDAPQVHGPALTPASPASPQSGVPDVPAVFLPRMAQLSSVLSPGSSPLQEVPVMQAGAAPGPLRVPKVERLSPTPVCGSDWPKPGQVSPGAAPPPGTTTSLHHPPSRRGRPDSSKGEAQGHLCCLQMESRRITHISAEQKRRFNIKLGFDTLHSLVSTLSAQPSIKVSKATTLQKTAEYICKLQQERAALQDEAQRLREQIEELNSSINLCQEQLPATGVPITRQRFDQMRSMFDSYVRSSTLHNWKFWIFSVIIRPLFESFNGMVSTTSMESLTQTSLAWLEQHCSLPALRPCTWLRAAPPLPMEAGGPDIGTARSLGAAATAAAHLCARCPHK from the exons ATGGCTCGGGCTCAGCTGGGGCTGCCGAGCCCCTTCGCGCAGCCCCCGGTCGGACCGTGCCCCGACTCCGACTTTGACTCCGATTCCGAGGACGCGATCGCGGGCGGTGCGGGGCCCGGCGCCGGGCCGCAGAACCCCTCGCAGGTCATCCATAGCGGCCACTTCATGGTGTCATCCCCGCACCGCGACGCGCTGCCCCACCGGCGTCAGCGCCGCGCCGAGCCCTCGGCCGCCGATCCGCGGAGCATTGACCCGACCCTGACGCGGCTCTTCGAGTGCATGAGCCTGGAGTACAG TGGGAAGCTGGTGTCACCAAAGTGGAAGAATTTCAAAGGGCAGCGGCTGCTTTGCCGGGATAAAATCCGCCTCAACAATGCCATCTGGAGAGCGTGGTACATCCAGT ATGTAGAGCAGAGGAAGAACCCTGTGTGTGGTTTCATCACCCCCCTGGAGGGGTCAGAAGCTGATGAGCACCGCAAACCAGAG GCTGTGGTGCTGGAGGGCAACTACTGGAAACGGCGCATCGAGGTGGTGATGAGGGAGTACCACAAGTGGAGGACCTACTACAAGAAGCGG ctCCGAAAGTCCAGCCGGGAGGGAGAGCTCTCCAGCCCGAAGCAG GACGAGGATGCCTGGAGACCAACAGAGAAATGGTGCAACCAGCTCTTCTGCAACGTGGTGCCCATGCTGCTGGGGGACCAGGAGGAGGAGCCGGGGGGTAGGCAGCACTTTGACTTGGACACATTCCTCTCGGACATCTCTGACACCCTCTTCACCATGACACAGATGCCCAGCGCCCACCAGGAGCTCCCTGAGGATG CATATATCGGGAATGCTGACATGATCCAGCCAGACCTGGCACCTCTGCAGCCCAGCTTGGATGATACCATGGAGATATCAG ATATTTTCATCAGCCATCGGCCGCTGCCTGCGCAGATGCCACTGGGCTATCAGGAGCCGCCCTGCTTTGAGCCTCTCTATGGCAGTGGAGGAACTGTGCCCGCCAACCCTGATGCCCCGCTCCCACCCAGCCCTCTCCTCCAGGTGAGCGGGACCCTGGCCCGTGACCCATGGCCACCGGTGCCCGAGCCACCCCTCCTGACACAGCCGTGTCCCCCACAGCCCGGTGACGCCACCCAGCTCAGCCTCCACGGTGCCTTCTTTGGCCCTGAGCAGCCGCCGCTGGCCCCCGAGCCCCTCACCGCTGTGCCTGGCTGCCTCAGCCCCCAGCTCAAACCCAAGCCCTTGCTGCAGTATGGTTTCCCCAGCAAGTGCCTCGGCACGGAGCCACTCGGCCTCCCTTACACTGCCCCCAGCCAGGCCCCTGGCGCACCATTACTGGGCTCACAGCCGCCGTTTTCCCCTGCCTCTGCACCCCACTCCAAGTTCCCCTTCACCACCTCGCCCAGCCCCTCGCTCCTCGCCCACCCTGCATCCCCGCTGTCCGCGCCGTGCTTTGCCCAGCACACCCCGGGCCTGGGCTACGCCATGGACGTGGTGCCCCTAGGGTACCCCAGCCCAGCCGCGCCCCAGCACCTGCCCCCCGCCGCACCACCTGGGCCCAGGTTTGCTACCCCAAAAGGGCCGACCCCAGGCGAGCGGCCGAAGATGAAGGCTGGCAGCACCAAGGCAAAGAGGCCGGGTCCCCCTGTGACTACACAGCTGACAGTGTCCAATGCCTGCCTGACTCAGCTGCTGGCCACAG CCAAGCAGGAGCCAGCCTTCGATGCCCCACAAGTGCACGGCCCCGCACTCACGCCTGCGTCCCCAGCCTCTCCG cagagCGGAGTCCCCGATGTTCCTGCTGTCTTCCTGCCCAGAATGGCCcagctgagctcagtgctgtctcctggctccagccctttgcaGGAGGTGCCTGTGATGCAGGCAGGTGCTGCACCAGGGCCGCTGCGGGTCCCCAAAGTAGAGCGGCTCTCCCCAACACCGGTGTGTG GCAGTGACTGGCCCAAGCCTGGCCAGGTgtccccaggagctgctccacCACCCGGtaccaccacctccctgcaccACCCACCATCCCGTCGGGGCAGGCCCGACTCCAGCAAG GGAGAGGCCCAAGGccatctctgctgcctgcagatggAGAGCCGGCGCATCACACACATCTCTGCTGAGCAGAAGAGACGTTTCAACATCAAGCTGGGCTTTGACACACTGCACAGCCTGGTGAGCACGCTGAGTGCCCAGCCCAGCATTAAG GTCAGCAAGGCCACCACCTTGCAGAAGACTGCTGAGTACatctgcaaactgcagcaggagCGGGCGGCCCTCCAGGATGAGGCGCAGCGGCTGCGGGAGCAGATTGAGGAGCTCAACAGCTCAATCAA CCTGTgccaggagcagctgccagccaCTGGGGTGCCTATCACGCGCCAGCGCTTCGACCAGATGCGCAGCATGTTTGACAGCTATGTGCGCTCCTCCACACTGCACAACTGGAAGTTCTGGATT
- the MLXIPL gene encoding carbohydrate-responsive element-binding protein isoform X3: MARAQLGLPSPFAQPPVGPCPDSDFDSDSEDAIAGGAGPGAGPQNPSQVIHSGHFMVSSPHRDALPHRRQRRAEPSAADPRSIDPTLTRLFECMSLEYSGKLVSPKWKNFKGQRLLCRDKIRLNNAIWRAWYIQYVEQRKNPVCGFITPLEGSEADEHRKPEAVVLEGNYWKRRIEVVMREYHKWRTYYKKRLRKSSREGELSSPKQDEDAWRPTEKWCNQLFCNVVPMLLGDQEEEPGGRQHFDLDTFLSDISDTLFTMTQMPSAHQELPEDAYIGNADMIQPDLAPLQPSLDDTMEISDIFISHRPLPAQMPLGYQEPPCFEPLYGSGGTVPANPDAPLPPSPLLQVSGTLARDPWPPVPEPPLLTQPCPPQPGDATQLSLHGAFFGPEQPPLAPEPLTAVPGCLSPQLKPKPLLQYGFPSKCLGTEPLGLPYTAPSQAPGAPLLGSQPPFSPASAPHSKFPFTTSPSPSLLAHPASPLSAPCFAQHTPGLGYAMDVVPLGYPSPAAPQHLPPAAPPGPRFATPKGPTPGERPKMKAGSTKAKRPGPPVTTQLTVSNACLTQLLATAKQEPAFDAPQVHGPALTPASPASPQSGVPDVPAVFLPRMAQLSSVLSPGSSPLQEVPVMQAGAAPGPLRVPKVERLSPTPVCGSDWPKPGQVSPGAAPPPGTTTSLHHPPSRRGRPDSSKGEAQGHLCCLQMESRRITHISAEQKRRFNIKLGFDTLHSLVSTLSAQPSIKVSKATTLQKTAEYICKLQQERAALQDEAQRLREQIEELNSSINLCQEQLPATGVPITRQRFDQMRSMFDSYVRSSTLHNWKFWIFSVIIRPLFESFNGMVSTTSMESLTQTSLAWLEQHCSLPALRPSILSSLRQLSISTSILSDPARVPEQAARAAAGGGPS, from the exons ATGGCTCGGGCTCAGCTGGGGCTGCCGAGCCCCTTCGCGCAGCCCCCGGTCGGACCGTGCCCCGACTCCGACTTTGACTCCGATTCCGAGGACGCGATCGCGGGCGGTGCGGGGCCCGGCGCCGGGCCGCAGAACCCCTCGCAGGTCATCCATAGCGGCCACTTCATGGTGTCATCCCCGCACCGCGACGCGCTGCCCCACCGGCGTCAGCGCCGCGCCGAGCCCTCGGCCGCCGATCCGCGGAGCATTGACCCGACCCTGACGCGGCTCTTCGAGTGCATGAGCCTGGAGTACAG TGGGAAGCTGGTGTCACCAAAGTGGAAGAATTTCAAAGGGCAGCGGCTGCTTTGCCGGGATAAAATCCGCCTCAACAATGCCATCTGGAGAGCGTGGTACATCCAGT ATGTAGAGCAGAGGAAGAACCCTGTGTGTGGTTTCATCACCCCCCTGGAGGGGTCAGAAGCTGATGAGCACCGCAAACCAGAG GCTGTGGTGCTGGAGGGCAACTACTGGAAACGGCGCATCGAGGTGGTGATGAGGGAGTACCACAAGTGGAGGACCTACTACAAGAAGCGG ctCCGAAAGTCCAGCCGGGAGGGAGAGCTCTCCAGCCCGAAGCAG GACGAGGATGCCTGGAGACCAACAGAGAAATGGTGCAACCAGCTCTTCTGCAACGTGGTGCCCATGCTGCTGGGGGACCAGGAGGAGGAGCCGGGGGGTAGGCAGCACTTTGACTTGGACACATTCCTCTCGGACATCTCTGACACCCTCTTCACCATGACACAGATGCCCAGCGCCCACCAGGAGCTCCCTGAGGATG CATATATCGGGAATGCTGACATGATCCAGCCAGACCTGGCACCTCTGCAGCCCAGCTTGGATGATACCATGGAGATATCAG ATATTTTCATCAGCCATCGGCCGCTGCCTGCGCAGATGCCACTGGGCTATCAGGAGCCGCCCTGCTTTGAGCCTCTCTATGGCAGTGGAGGAACTGTGCCCGCCAACCCTGATGCCCCGCTCCCACCCAGCCCTCTCCTCCAGGTGAGCGGGACCCTGGCCCGTGACCCATGGCCACCGGTGCCCGAGCCACCCCTCCTGACACAGCCGTGTCCCCCACAGCCCGGTGACGCCACCCAGCTCAGCCTCCACGGTGCCTTCTTTGGCCCTGAGCAGCCGCCGCTGGCCCCCGAGCCCCTCACCGCTGTGCCTGGCTGCCTCAGCCCCCAGCTCAAACCCAAGCCCTTGCTGCAGTATGGTTTCCCCAGCAAGTGCCTCGGCACGGAGCCACTCGGCCTCCCTTACACTGCCCCCAGCCAGGCCCCTGGCGCACCATTACTGGGCTCACAGCCGCCGTTTTCCCCTGCCTCTGCACCCCACTCCAAGTTCCCCTTCACCACCTCGCCCAGCCCCTCGCTCCTCGCCCACCCTGCATCCCCGCTGTCCGCGCCGTGCTTTGCCCAGCACACCCCGGGCCTGGGCTACGCCATGGACGTGGTGCCCCTAGGGTACCCCAGCCCAGCCGCGCCCCAGCACCTGCCCCCCGCCGCACCACCTGGGCCCAGGTTTGCTACCCCAAAAGGGCCGACCCCAGGCGAGCGGCCGAAGATGAAGGCTGGCAGCACCAAGGCAAAGAGGCCGGGTCCCCCTGTGACTACACAGCTGACAGTGTCCAATGCCTGCCTGACTCAGCTGCTGGCCACAG CCAAGCAGGAGCCAGCCTTCGATGCCCCACAAGTGCACGGCCCCGCACTCACGCCTGCGTCCCCAGCCTCTCCG cagagCGGAGTCCCCGATGTTCCTGCTGTCTTCCTGCCCAGAATGGCCcagctgagctcagtgctgtctcctggctccagccctttgcaGGAGGTGCCTGTGATGCAGGCAGGTGCTGCACCAGGGCCGCTGCGGGTCCCCAAAGTAGAGCGGCTCTCCCCAACACCGGTGTGTG GCAGTGACTGGCCCAAGCCTGGCCAGGTgtccccaggagctgctccacCACCCGGtaccaccacctccctgcaccACCCACCATCCCGTCGGGGCAGGCCCGACTCCAGCAAG GGAGAGGCCCAAGGccatctctgctgcctgcagatggAGAGCCGGCGCATCACACACATCTCTGCTGAGCAGAAGAGACGTTTCAACATCAAGCTGGGCTTTGACACACTGCACAGCCTGGTGAGCACGCTGAGTGCCCAGCCCAGCATTAAG GTCAGCAAGGCCACCACCTTGCAGAAGACTGCTGAGTACatctgcaaactgcagcaggagCGGGCGGCCCTCCAGGATGAGGCGCAGCGGCTGCGGGAGCAGATTGAGGAGCTCAACAGCTCAATCAA CCTGTgccaggagcagctgccagccaCTGGGGTGCCTATCACGCGCCAGCGCTTCGACCAGATGCGCAGCATGTTTGACAGCTATGTGCGCTCCTCCACACTGCACAACTGGAAGTTCTGGATT
- the MLXIPL gene encoding carbohydrate-responsive element-binding protein isoform X2, whose amino-acid sequence MARAQLGLPSPFAQPPVGPCPDSDFDSDSEDAIAGGAGPGAGPQNPSQVIHSGHFMVSSPHRDALPHRRQRRAEPSAADPRSIDPTLTRLFECMSLEYSGKLVSPKWKNFKGQRLLCRDKIRLNNAIWRAWYIQYVEQRKNPVCGFITPLEGSEADEHRKPEAVVLEGNYWKRRIEVVMREYHKWRTYYKKRLRKSSREGELSSPKQDEDAWRPTEKWCNQLFCNVVPMLLGDQEEEPGGRQHFDLDTFLSDISDTLFTMTQMPSAHQELPEDAYIGNADMIQPDLAPLQPSLDDTMEISDIFISHRPLPAQMPLGYQEPPCFEPLYGSGGTVPANPDAPLPPSPLLQVSGTLARDPWPPVPEPPLLTQPCPPQPGDATQLSLHGAFFGPEQPPLAPEPLTAVPGCLSPQLKPKPLLQYGFPSKCLGTEPLGLPYTAPSQAPGAPLLGSQPPFSPASAPHSKFPFTTSPSPSLLAHPASPLSAPCFAQHTPGLGYAMDVVPLGYPSPAAPQHLPPAAPPGPRFATPKGPTPGERPKMKAGSTKAKRPGPPVTTQLTVSNACLTQLLATAKQEPAFDAPQVHGPALTPASPASPSGVPDVPAVFLPRMAQLSSVLSPGSSPLQEVPVMQAGAAPGPLRVPKVERLSPTPVCGSDWPKPGQVSPGAAPPPGTTTSLHHPPSRRGRPDSSKGEAQGHLCCLQMESRRITHISAEQKRRFNIKLGFDTLHSLVSTLSAQPSIKVSKATTLQKTAEYICKLQQERAALQDEAQRLREQIEELNSSINLCQEQLPATGVPITRQRFDQMRSMFDSYVRSSTLHNWKFWIFSVIIRPLFESFNGMVSTTSMESLTQTSLAWLEQHCSLPALRPCTWLRAAPPLPMEAGGPDIGTARSLGAAATAAAHLCARCPHK is encoded by the exons ATGGCTCGGGCTCAGCTGGGGCTGCCGAGCCCCTTCGCGCAGCCCCCGGTCGGACCGTGCCCCGACTCCGACTTTGACTCCGATTCCGAGGACGCGATCGCGGGCGGTGCGGGGCCCGGCGCCGGGCCGCAGAACCCCTCGCAGGTCATCCATAGCGGCCACTTCATGGTGTCATCCCCGCACCGCGACGCGCTGCCCCACCGGCGTCAGCGCCGCGCCGAGCCCTCGGCCGCCGATCCGCGGAGCATTGACCCGACCCTGACGCGGCTCTTCGAGTGCATGAGCCTGGAGTACAG TGGGAAGCTGGTGTCACCAAAGTGGAAGAATTTCAAAGGGCAGCGGCTGCTTTGCCGGGATAAAATCCGCCTCAACAATGCCATCTGGAGAGCGTGGTACATCCAGT ATGTAGAGCAGAGGAAGAACCCTGTGTGTGGTTTCATCACCCCCCTGGAGGGGTCAGAAGCTGATGAGCACCGCAAACCAGAG GCTGTGGTGCTGGAGGGCAACTACTGGAAACGGCGCATCGAGGTGGTGATGAGGGAGTACCACAAGTGGAGGACCTACTACAAGAAGCGG ctCCGAAAGTCCAGCCGGGAGGGAGAGCTCTCCAGCCCGAAGCAG GACGAGGATGCCTGGAGACCAACAGAGAAATGGTGCAACCAGCTCTTCTGCAACGTGGTGCCCATGCTGCTGGGGGACCAGGAGGAGGAGCCGGGGGGTAGGCAGCACTTTGACTTGGACACATTCCTCTCGGACATCTCTGACACCCTCTTCACCATGACACAGATGCCCAGCGCCCACCAGGAGCTCCCTGAGGATG CATATATCGGGAATGCTGACATGATCCAGCCAGACCTGGCACCTCTGCAGCCCAGCTTGGATGATACCATGGAGATATCAG ATATTTTCATCAGCCATCGGCCGCTGCCTGCGCAGATGCCACTGGGCTATCAGGAGCCGCCCTGCTTTGAGCCTCTCTATGGCAGTGGAGGAACTGTGCCCGCCAACCCTGATGCCCCGCTCCCACCCAGCCCTCTCCTCCAGGTGAGCGGGACCCTGGCCCGTGACCCATGGCCACCGGTGCCCGAGCCACCCCTCCTGACACAGCCGTGTCCCCCACAGCCCGGTGACGCCACCCAGCTCAGCCTCCACGGTGCCTTCTTTGGCCCTGAGCAGCCGCCGCTGGCCCCCGAGCCCCTCACCGCTGTGCCTGGCTGCCTCAGCCCCCAGCTCAAACCCAAGCCCTTGCTGCAGTATGGTTTCCCCAGCAAGTGCCTCGGCACGGAGCCACTCGGCCTCCCTTACACTGCCCCCAGCCAGGCCCCTGGCGCACCATTACTGGGCTCACAGCCGCCGTTTTCCCCTGCCTCTGCACCCCACTCCAAGTTCCCCTTCACCACCTCGCCCAGCCCCTCGCTCCTCGCCCACCCTGCATCCCCGCTGTCCGCGCCGTGCTTTGCCCAGCACACCCCGGGCCTGGGCTACGCCATGGACGTGGTGCCCCTAGGGTACCCCAGCCCAGCCGCGCCCCAGCACCTGCCCCCCGCCGCACCACCTGGGCCCAGGTTTGCTACCCCAAAAGGGCCGACCCCAGGCGAGCGGCCGAAGATGAAGGCTGGCAGCACCAAGGCAAAGAGGCCGGGTCCCCCTGTGACTACACAGCTGACAGTGTCCAATGCCTGCCTGACTCAGCTGCTGGCCACAG CCAAGCAGGAGCCAGCCTTCGATGCCCCACAAGTGCACGGCCCCGCACTCACGCCTGCGTCCCCAGCCTCTCCG agCGGAGTCCCCGATGTTCCTGCTGTCTTCCTGCCCAGAATGGCCcagctgagctcagtgctgtctcctggctccagccctttgcaGGAGGTGCCTGTGATGCAGGCAGGTGCTGCACCAGGGCCGCTGCGGGTCCCCAAAGTAGAGCGGCTCTCCCCAACACCGGTGTGTG GCAGTGACTGGCCCAAGCCTGGCCAGGTgtccccaggagctgctccacCACCCGGtaccaccacctccctgcaccACCCACCATCCCGTCGGGGCAGGCCCGACTCCAGCAAG GGAGAGGCCCAAGGccatctctgctgcctgcagatggAGAGCCGGCGCATCACACACATCTCTGCTGAGCAGAAGAGACGTTTCAACATCAAGCTGGGCTTTGACACACTGCACAGCCTGGTGAGCACGCTGAGTGCCCAGCCCAGCATTAAG GTCAGCAAGGCCACCACCTTGCAGAAGACTGCTGAGTACatctgcaaactgcagcaggagCGGGCGGCCCTCCAGGATGAGGCGCAGCGGCTGCGGGAGCAGATTGAGGAGCTCAACAGCTCAATCAA CCTGTgccaggagcagctgccagccaCTGGGGTGCCTATCACGCGCCAGCGCTTCGACCAGATGCGCAGCATGTTTGACAGCTATGTGCGCTCCTCCACACTGCACAACTGGAAGTTCTGGATT
- the MLXIPL gene encoding carbohydrate-responsive element-binding protein isoform X4 — protein sequence MARAQLGLPSPFAQPPVGPCPDSDFDSDSEDAIAGGAGPGAGPQNPSQVIHSGHFMVSSPHRDALPHRRQRRAEPSAADPRSIDPTLTRLFECMSLEYSGKLVSPKWKNFKGQRLLCRDKIRLNNAIWRAWYIQYVEQRKNPVCGFITPLEGSEADEHRKPEAVVLEGNYWKRRIEVVMREYHKWRTYYKKRLRKSSREGELSSPKQDEDAWRPTEKWCNQLFCNVVPMLLGDQEEEPGGRQHFDLDTFLSDISDTLFTMTQMPSAHQELPEDAYIGNADMIQPDLAPLQPSLDDTMEISDIFISHRPLPAQMPLGYQEPPCFEPLYGSGGTVPANPDAPLPPSPLLQVSGTLARDPWPPVPEPPLLTQPCPPQPGDATQLSLHGAFFGPEQPPLAPEPLTAVPGCLSPQLKPKPLLQYGFPSKCLGTEPLGLPYTAPSQAPGAPLLGSQPPFSPASAPHSKFPFTTSPSPSLLAHPASPLSAPCFAQHTPGLGYAMDVVPLGYPSPAAPQHLPPAAPPGPRFATPKGPTPGERPKMKAGSTKAKRPGPPVTTQLTVSNACLTQLLATAKQEPAFDAPQVHGPALTPASPASPQSGVPDVPAVFLPRMAQLSSVLSPGSSPLQEVPVMQAGAAPGPLRVPKVERLSPTPVCGSDWPKPGQVSPGAAPPPGTTTSLHHPPSRRGRPDSSKMESRRITHISAEQKRRFNIKLGFDTLHSLVSTLSAQPSIKVSKATTLQKTAEYICKLQQERAALQDEAQRLREQIEELNSSINLCQEQLPATGVPITRQRFDQMRSMFDSYVRSSTLHNWKFWIFSVIIRPLFESFNGMVSTTSMESLTQTSLAWLEQHCSLPALRPSILSSLRQLSISTSILSDPARVPEQAARAAAGGGPS from the exons ATGGCTCGGGCTCAGCTGGGGCTGCCGAGCCCCTTCGCGCAGCCCCCGGTCGGACCGTGCCCCGACTCCGACTTTGACTCCGATTCCGAGGACGCGATCGCGGGCGGTGCGGGGCCCGGCGCCGGGCCGCAGAACCCCTCGCAGGTCATCCATAGCGGCCACTTCATGGTGTCATCCCCGCACCGCGACGCGCTGCCCCACCGGCGTCAGCGCCGCGCCGAGCCCTCGGCCGCCGATCCGCGGAGCATTGACCCGACCCTGACGCGGCTCTTCGAGTGCATGAGCCTGGAGTACAG TGGGAAGCTGGTGTCACCAAAGTGGAAGAATTTCAAAGGGCAGCGGCTGCTTTGCCGGGATAAAATCCGCCTCAACAATGCCATCTGGAGAGCGTGGTACATCCAGT ATGTAGAGCAGAGGAAGAACCCTGTGTGTGGTTTCATCACCCCCCTGGAGGGGTCAGAAGCTGATGAGCACCGCAAACCAGAG GCTGTGGTGCTGGAGGGCAACTACTGGAAACGGCGCATCGAGGTGGTGATGAGGGAGTACCACAAGTGGAGGACCTACTACAAGAAGCGG ctCCGAAAGTCCAGCCGGGAGGGAGAGCTCTCCAGCCCGAAGCAG GACGAGGATGCCTGGAGACCAACAGAGAAATGGTGCAACCAGCTCTTCTGCAACGTGGTGCCCATGCTGCTGGGGGACCAGGAGGAGGAGCCGGGGGGTAGGCAGCACTTTGACTTGGACACATTCCTCTCGGACATCTCTGACACCCTCTTCACCATGACACAGATGCCCAGCGCCCACCAGGAGCTCCCTGAGGATG CATATATCGGGAATGCTGACATGATCCAGCCAGACCTGGCACCTCTGCAGCCCAGCTTGGATGATACCATGGAGATATCAG ATATTTTCATCAGCCATCGGCCGCTGCCTGCGCAGATGCCACTGGGCTATCAGGAGCCGCCCTGCTTTGAGCCTCTCTATGGCAGTGGAGGAACTGTGCCCGCCAACCCTGATGCCCCGCTCCCACCCAGCCCTCTCCTCCAGGTGAGCGGGACCCTGGCCCGTGACCCATGGCCACCGGTGCCCGAGCCACCCCTCCTGACACAGCCGTGTCCCCCACAGCCCGGTGACGCCACCCAGCTCAGCCTCCACGGTGCCTTCTTTGGCCCTGAGCAGCCGCCGCTGGCCCCCGAGCCCCTCACCGCTGTGCCTGGCTGCCTCAGCCCCCAGCTCAAACCCAAGCCCTTGCTGCAGTATGGTTTCCCCAGCAAGTGCCTCGGCACGGAGCCACTCGGCCTCCCTTACACTGCCCCCAGCCAGGCCCCTGGCGCACCATTACTGGGCTCACAGCCGCCGTTTTCCCCTGCCTCTGCACCCCACTCCAAGTTCCCCTTCACCACCTCGCCCAGCCCCTCGCTCCTCGCCCACCCTGCATCCCCGCTGTCCGCGCCGTGCTTTGCCCAGCACACCCCGGGCCTGGGCTACGCCATGGACGTGGTGCCCCTAGGGTACCCCAGCCCAGCCGCGCCCCAGCACCTGCCCCCCGCCGCACCACCTGGGCCCAGGTTTGCTACCCCAAAAGGGCCGACCCCAGGCGAGCGGCCGAAGATGAAGGCTGGCAGCACCAAGGCAAAGAGGCCGGGTCCCCCTGTGACTACACAGCTGACAGTGTCCAATGCCTGCCTGACTCAGCTGCTGGCCACAG CCAAGCAGGAGCCAGCCTTCGATGCCCCACAAGTGCACGGCCCCGCACTCACGCCTGCGTCCCCAGCCTCTCCG cagagCGGAGTCCCCGATGTTCCTGCTGTCTTCCTGCCCAGAATGGCCcagctgagctcagtgctgtctcctggctccagccctttgcaGGAGGTGCCTGTGATGCAGGCAGGTGCTGCACCAGGGCCGCTGCGGGTCCCCAAAGTAGAGCGGCTCTCCCCAACACCGGTGTGTG GCAGTGACTGGCCCAAGCCTGGCCAGGTgtccccaggagctgctccacCACCCGGtaccaccacctccctgcaccACCCACCATCCCGTCGGGGCAGGCCCGACTCCAGCAAG atggAGAGCCGGCGCATCACACACATCTCTGCTGAGCAGAAGAGACGTTTCAACATCAAGCTGGGCTTTGACACACTGCACAGCCTGGTGAGCACGCTGAGTGCCCAGCCCAGCATTAAG GTCAGCAAGGCCACCACCTTGCAGAAGACTGCTGAGTACatctgcaaactgcagcaggagCGGGCGGCCCTCCAGGATGAGGCGCAGCGGCTGCGGGAGCAGATTGAGGAGCTCAACAGCTCAATCAA CCTGTgccaggagcagctgccagccaCTGGGGTGCCTATCACGCGCCAGCGCTTCGACCAGATGCGCAGCATGTTTGACAGCTATGTGCGCTCCTCCACACTGCACAACTGGAAGTTCTGGATT